A DNA window from Agarivorans sp. TSD2052 contains the following coding sequences:
- a CDS encoding DUF2959 domain-containing protein, which produces MKIFTSLVLVVFLFGCESTYYSAMEKVGYHKREILVDRVEEAQESQQDAQQQFTSALEQLKSLTQFDGGDLEAVYDDVNEQYQDSKAAAETVSERIDEVDSVAEALFDEWQEELEQYQSTSLKAESKQQLNDTRKRYAAMLKAMRRAEAQMQPVLSRLNDNQLYLKHNLNARAIGAVGKEFTRLEQEVADVIQQMSKAIAESDKFIATMK; this is translated from the coding sequence ATGAAAATATTCACATCTCTCGTTTTGGTCGTTTTTTTATTTGGCTGTGAGTCGACATATTATTCAGCCATGGAAAAAGTGGGTTATCACAAACGTGAAATATTGGTAGATCGGGTCGAAGAAGCGCAAGAAAGCCAACAGGATGCGCAGCAACAGTTCACATCGGCGCTAGAGCAACTTAAAAGCCTCACCCAATTTGATGGTGGTGATTTGGAAGCTGTCTACGATGATGTCAACGAGCAATACCAAGACTCTAAAGCGGCTGCCGAAACCGTAAGCGAACGAATTGACGAAGTAGACAGTGTCGCTGAGGCCCTATTTGATGAATGGCAAGAAGAGCTAGAACAATACCAGTCCACCAGCCTAAAAGCCGAGAGTAAACAACAACTGAACGACACACGTAAGCGTTATGCAGCGATGCTTAAAGCCATGCGCCGAGCGGAAGCCCAAATGCAGCCAGTACTAAGCCGTTTAAACGACAATCAACTGTACTTAAAACATAACCTCAATGCTCGGGCAATTGGCGCAGTGGGTAAAGAGTTTACTCGTTTAGAACAAGAAGTGGCCGATGTTATTCAGCAAATGAGCAAAGCAATTGCAGAGTCTGACAAATTTATCGCAACGATGAAGTAA
- a CDS encoding AAA family ATPase: MRPISLNMSAFGPFAGNEFINFSLLGRNPLFLLNGPTGAGKTTILDAMCFALYGKSTGDEREAAQMRCDLADESLLTEVSFEFELGDLRYRIRRVPEQARLKKSGDGYTQQKPEAQLVRIEQDGSESLLVPAKVSEANSEIERLTGLDADQFRQVMVLPQGKFRQLLMADSKEREKIFSQLFQTHIYRRIEESLKSQAASIRSAATEQKNIREGILQSANLSEESSLEQELDQLKPALEAALAEKKQAAESCDSASKQFEAAKLLSADFTELTALKAAMAELNKQKSGVEKQQQQLEQARAALAIEPFDKAKLQRFNEAKQASLAQSQSEAALTNAKLELKEAEQQFALLPEKQTLLGSAEEQQRVLLSFKPLIAELERLTTELKVNKDKLSLQTQQGKQLNQQLGDIAAEKTALQQQQVALRQQADTQVEQQKAVSAAEHSLQLGQQLTKLDETLASNQQLIEQSIAQGQRMASEYNAAQQHANQIQLSWHQGQAAIMAQRLHAGDACPVCGSIEHPQLAQSLQQLPTESDVEQARLLEQRAQEKLSEARQQHKALTVQQAAWSEQHKGLIQQLANKAQLSVEQLSAELLHAKQALEAAQHAHAKVTALQTQLEQNAQSEQVTQQNIEQARELYQQIRSQVDVLQGQLDQAQQRLPEQYREANLLEQAIELQLAKVTQLKQTIQQLNDSHAKAREALTAAQAAGQAAQQNLKLAQNALAEAQQIFAKQLEQSSFANENAFNMALISDQEIAELDAAVASFNQQYTTKTAQFDQLKQKLKGKKAQDLVALEQALKDLVEKRNQTDTLWNQLNSRTLNLSDIQQKLLAADKNAEGLQAKYQVVGTLADVANGQTGNKISLQRFVLSVLLDDVLLQASQRLQLMSKGRYQLIRKEQRAKGNKASGLELEVEDSYTSKVRSVATLSGGESFMAALAMALGLSDVVQAYAGGIKLDTLFIDEGFGSLDQESLDLAIRTLIDLQSSGRMVGVISHVAEMKEQITSRIDVTKSGSGSAIQLIVP, from the coding sequence ATGCGCCCAATTAGTTTAAACATGAGCGCCTTTGGCCCCTTTGCGGGGAATGAGTTTATCAATTTTAGTCTGTTAGGGCGCAACCCCCTGTTTTTGCTAAATGGGCCAACCGGTGCCGGTAAAACCACAATTTTAGATGCCATGTGTTTTGCCTTATACGGCAAGAGCACCGGTGACGAGCGTGAAGCCGCACAAATGCGCTGTGATTTGGCGGATGAATCACTACTTACCGAAGTCAGTTTTGAGTTTGAACTGGGGGATCTGCGTTATCGGATCCGCCGAGTGCCAGAGCAAGCAAGGCTTAAAAAGTCGGGAGACGGTTACACCCAACAAAAACCTGAAGCGCAGTTAGTTCGCATTGAACAAGACGGTAGCGAGAGTTTACTGGTGCCTGCAAAAGTCTCTGAAGCTAATAGTGAAATAGAACGTTTAACCGGGCTAGACGCAGACCAATTTCGGCAAGTAATGGTATTGCCGCAAGGGAAATTCCGTCAGCTATTGATGGCCGATTCTAAAGAGCGAGAGAAGATCTTTAGCCAGCTGTTCCAAACCCATATTTACCGCAGAATCGAAGAGAGTTTAAAAAGTCAGGCGGCTAGCATTCGTAGTGCGGCAACCGAACAAAAAAACATTCGTGAAGGGATATTGCAAAGCGCTAACCTCAGTGAAGAATCCAGCCTAGAGCAAGAGCTAGACCAGTTAAAGCCAGCTCTAGAAGCGGCCTTGGCAGAGAAAAAACAAGCTGCAGAAAGCTGTGATAGTGCTAGCAAGCAATTTGAAGCAGCTAAGTTACTCAGCGCAGACTTTACAGAACTCACAGCCTTGAAAGCCGCAATGGCAGAGTTGAATAAACAAAAATCTGGGGTTGAGAAACAGCAACAGCAATTGGAACAGGCCAGAGCTGCGCTAGCCATTGAGCCCTTTGATAAAGCTAAGTTACAACGCTTTAATGAGGCGAAACAAGCCAGTTTGGCGCAAAGCCAATCTGAAGCGGCGTTAACCAATGCCAAGCTAGAGCTTAAAGAAGCCGAGCAGCAATTTGCATTGCTTCCTGAAAAACAAACACTGTTAGGTTCAGCTGAAGAACAGCAACGTGTGTTGTTAAGCTTTAAACCGCTTATCGCAGAGCTAGAACGATTAACCACTGAACTGAAGGTCAATAAAGACAAATTAAGCCTACAAACACAGCAAGGTAAGCAGCTAAATCAACAGCTTGGTGACATTGCGGCTGAAAAAACAGCCTTGCAGCAACAGCAGGTGGCGCTTCGTCAACAAGCCGATACTCAAGTAGAGCAACAAAAGGCCGTCAGCGCGGCTGAACACAGTTTGCAGTTAGGCCAACAGTTAACCAAGCTGGATGAAACGTTGGCAAGCAACCAACAGCTTATTGAGCAATCTATTGCTCAAGGTCAGCGCATGGCATCTGAATATAACGCTGCCCAACAACACGCCAACCAAATTCAGCTAAGCTGGCACCAAGGACAAGCTGCCATCATGGCGCAGCGCTTACATGCAGGCGATGCTTGCCCAGTTTGTGGCAGTATAGAGCATCCGCAATTAGCTCAAAGCCTCCAGCAACTCCCTACAGAGAGTGATGTAGAGCAAGCTCGGTTGCTTGAACAGCGTGCACAAGAAAAACTGAGCGAGGCGCGTCAACAGCATAAAGCCTTAACGGTGCAACAAGCGGCATGGAGCGAACAACATAAAGGCTTGATTCAGCAACTAGCCAATAAAGCTCAGCTCAGTGTAGAGCAGCTAAGTGCTGAATTGCTGCACGCTAAGCAGGCACTAGAAGCCGCCCAGCACGCGCATGCTAAAGTGACAGCATTACAAACTCAGCTGGAACAAAATGCGCAGTCAGAGCAGGTAACCCAGCAGAACATTGAGCAAGCTAGGGAGCTTTACCAACAAATAAGAAGCCAAGTAGATGTATTGCAAGGGCAGCTGGATCAGGCTCAACAACGTTTACCCGAGCAATACCGAGAAGCCAATTTGCTAGAGCAGGCTATTGAGCTTCAATTAGCAAAAGTAACCCAGTTAAAACAAACTATTCAGCAATTAAATGATAGCCATGCTAAAGCGCGAGAAGCCTTGACCGCGGCACAGGCGGCTGGGCAGGCGGCACAGCAAAACTTAAAGCTGGCCCAAAACGCCTTAGCAGAAGCGCAACAGATATTTGCAAAACAGCTAGAGCAATCTAGCTTTGCCAATGAAAATGCGTTTAACATGGCGTTGATTAGTGACCAAGAGATTGCTGAACTTGATGCAGCAGTAGCGAGTTTTAATCAGCAATACACCACTAAAACGGCGCAGTTTGATCAGTTAAAACAAAAATTGAAAGGCAAAAAGGCGCAAGATTTAGTCGCGCTAGAGCAAGCACTGAAGGACTTAGTTGAAAAGCGTAATCAAACTGATACTTTATGGAACCAGCTAAATAGTCGCACACTTAACTTAAGTGATATTCAACAGAAACTGTTGGCGGCAGATAAAAATGCAGAAGGCTTACAAGCCAAGTACCAAGTGGTTGGAACCTTGGCCGATGTTGCCAATGGCCAAACCGGAAACAAAATCAGCCTGCAGCGCTTTGTATTAAGTGTGCTGTTAGATGATGTGTTGTTGCAAGCTAGTCAGCGCTTACAGTTAATGAGTAAAGGGCGTTATCAGCTTATTCGCAAAGAACAGCGAGCCAAGGGTAATAAAGCGTCTGGCTTAGAGCTTGAAGTTGAAGACAGCTATACCTCTAAAGTGCGCTCGGTGGCCACCTTAAGTGGTGGCGAAAGTTTTATGGCCGCTCTTGCTATGGCCTTAGGGTTATCTGATGTTGTACAAGCCTATGCGGGTGGCATAAAACTCGATACCTTGTTCATTGATGAAGGCTTTGGCAGTTTAGATCAGGAGTCACTAGATTTAGCGATTCGCACACTGATTGATTTGCAAAGTTCAGGGCGAATGGTGGGGGTTATTTCTCATGTAGCTGAAATGAAAGAACAAATCACCAGTAGAATTGATGTAACTAAAAGCGGCAGTGGAAGTGCAATACAGCTTATTGTTCCTTAA
- a CDS encoding TSUP family transporter, whose product MLELGLDPSVLFLIIGIGLTAGFIDAIAGGGGLLTIPALLSIGLPPHIALGTNKLAASFGSSTAAWTFYRKQLFNPVFWFWSFIATAIGAFFGTFIVDFISTQWLEKLLPLVIMATAVYTIFNRKQADGQAVLPEANKKLTKQMLGQGFSLGFYDGVAGPGTGAFWTVSSMAMYKMNILLSSGLAKAMNFTSNFVSFITFVYLGHVNWAIGLTMGVSIMLGAVVGAHSAIHFGAKFIRPVFITVVMVIAGKLAWQAWFS is encoded by the coding sequence ATGCTGGAATTGGGACTCGACCCTTCTGTTTTATTCCTTATTATTGGAATAGGCTTAACCGCCGGTTTTATTGATGCCATCGCAGGTGGTGGTGGCTTACTGACTATTCCAGCGCTACTCAGTATTGGCCTTCCACCGCACATTGCATTGGGAACCAACAAGCTTGCGGCAAGTTTTGGTTCAAGTACCGCCGCGTGGACGTTTTACCGAAAACAATTATTTAATCCGGTGTTTTGGTTCTGGAGCTTTATCGCGACTGCAATTGGTGCTTTTTTTGGCACCTTTATCGTCGATTTCATTAGTACGCAATGGTTGGAGAAACTTCTGCCGTTAGTGATTATGGCAACCGCGGTGTATACCATCTTTAATAGGAAGCAAGCAGACGGTCAGGCTGTGCTACCCGAAGCCAACAAAAAGCTCACTAAGCAAATGCTTGGTCAAGGTTTTAGCTTGGGATTTTACGATGGTGTCGCTGGGCCAGGTACGGGCGCATTCTGGACCGTATCATCAATGGCCATGTATAAAATGAATATTTTGCTATCATCAGGCCTAGCCAAAGCGATGAATTTCACCAGCAACTTTGTTTCTTTTATTACCTTTGTGTATTTAGGTCATGTGAATTGGGCCATTGGCTTAACAATGGGAGTGAGCATTATGCTGGGTGCCGTGGTTGGCGCTCATTCAGCGATTCATTTTGGTGCCAAATTTATCCGCCCAGTATTTATTACTGTAGTAATGGTTATCGCAGGCAAATTAGCATGGCAAGCATGGTTCAGTTAG
- a CDS encoding YccT family protein produces the protein MRFLVKVLSLSLVFLASWSAYAASFSTPSHFEIMYVDKQSTGAFSKTKAKLDTGSHQVVVRYSDNVGSSNNSEIIKSTPIVINLDIKQGQDIVLKAKQETSINRAKKYAAKPTFTLSDKNGSKVNESHYLLPMKPGVQFSRDYLEEIAEIEATQAGNAPAVAATAAVAASTTPKAETAVTSSTNTAAVAATAVVASDSVEPPVSDSEMMVPAGDNTELQMLQFWYQRADAATRKQFQIWVIQQQ, from the coding sequence ATGCGATTCTTAGTTAAGGTTTTAAGCTTATCTCTTGTTTTTTTAGCAAGCTGGAGCGCATACGCGGCAAGCTTTTCTACACCCAGTCATTTTGAAATTATGTATGTTGATAAACAGTCGACCGGCGCTTTCAGTAAAACCAAAGCTAAACTAGACACGGGCTCGCACCAAGTGGTTGTTCGTTACAGCGATAACGTTGGCTCTAGTAATAATTCTGAGATTATTAAATCTACACCTATTGTCATTAATCTTGATATTAAGCAAGGCCAAGACATAGTGCTAAAGGCAAAACAGGAAACAAGCATAAATCGCGCTAAGAAATACGCGGCAAAGCCTACATTTACACTCAGCGACAAAAATGGCAGCAAAGTGAATGAGAGCCATTACCTACTCCCGATGAAGCCAGGTGTTCAATTTTCTCGTGATTACTTAGAAGAAATCGCAGAAATAGAAGCCACACAAGCAGGTAACGCCCCTGCCGTGGCGGCTACAGCAGCTGTAGCTGCGAGTACGACTCCAAAAGCAGAAACCGCAGTAACCAGCTCTACTAACACTGCAGCAGTGGCTGCTACAGCGGTAGTGGCCAGTGATAGCGTAGAGCCCCCTGTAAGCGATAGTGAGATGATGGTGCCCGCTGGTGATAACACAGAGCTGCAAATGCTACAGTTTTGGTACCAACGAGCCGATGCAGCCACCCGTAAACAGTTTCAAATTTGGGTCATTCAACAGCAATAA
- the dinG gene encoding ATP-dependent DNA helicase DinG — MLTDKNKQRIRHWYRTLQEQNPTFVVRPAQTALIAQIAKTIAGDIDKSNRVLLAEAGTGTGKSLAYLLAAIPLARALNKKVVISTATVALQQQLIDSDIPLVHLAAHGEFQFCLAKGRQRYCCAHKLVAAIAPEVGLTPKHLDLVKRMAVALQQGKWDGDRDTWPSQIPWQVWQHVVVDGLSCSAQSARHRSCPFHKARKGLKKADVIVANHSLLLADLHAGSGHILPAAEDCIYILDEAHQFPDIARDASANQLGLQHALKEIDSIRALDKELASLINPSGIASASLRLKEACTELHRCFNKLKDIATLHKEAFDQSGHWRFALAKTPSAITNIASNYHKEANKLTVSLQTFAGLIQESVADNQLKSSQAEGLLSRLSILQHLTESWVDTLYSYANENNQKNYAFWFSRKEKEIMICSSPIEIGGVLQHLLWQDAFSVIAVSATLSALGNFCYYLAQIGLAKLPSEQLIKLPSPFNYQQVTLDVPNNIAEPDQPNFASDIAEYIIKAQQHQGGILVLCNSYRLVDLVAQQLEQHNLENLWIQGQLTNQQVIAKHRASIKQQQTSTILATIGFSEGIDLPGDLLTDLIIARLPFAVPTEPVMASHAELLESRNQNPFMLLTLPSASRKLVQSCGRLMRKESDSGRIVLLDSRLSSRRYGSQLLAALPPYKRSDN, encoded by the coding sequence ATGTTAACGGACAAAAACAAGCAACGAATTCGCCACTGGTATCGCACTCTTCAGGAGCAAAATCCAACATTTGTGGTTAGACCTGCACAAACTGCTTTGATTGCTCAAATTGCCAAAACAATCGCGGGCGACATTGATAAATCAAATCGGGTCCTTTTGGCTGAAGCTGGCACCGGTACCGGTAAATCTCTGGCTTATCTTTTGGCAGCAATTCCTTTAGCAAGAGCCTTAAATAAGAAAGTGGTTATTTCTACAGCGACGGTTGCGTTGCAGCAACAGTTGATTGATAGCGACATACCTTTAGTCCATCTTGCCGCTCACGGAGAATTTCAATTTTGTTTAGCTAAAGGTCGTCAACGTTATTGTTGCGCTCATAAACTGGTTGCGGCGATTGCGCCAGAAGTTGGCTTAACGCCAAAACACCTTGATCTGGTAAAACGGATGGCCGTTGCTCTTCAACAAGGAAAGTGGGATGGCGATAGAGATACCTGGCCTAGCCAAATACCCTGGCAGGTATGGCAGCATGTTGTAGTAGATGGCTTAAGTTGTTCAGCGCAATCTGCCCGGCATAGAAGTTGTCCGTTCCATAAAGCCCGTAAAGGTCTTAAAAAAGCCGATGTCATCGTCGCTAATCACAGCCTTTTACTGGCCGACTTACATGCTGGTAGTGGCCACATTCTACCTGCAGCAGAAGATTGCATTTATATACTAGATGAGGCGCATCAATTTCCCGACATTGCGCGCGACGCCAGTGCTAATCAACTAGGCCTACAACACGCCTTAAAAGAAATTGACAGTATTAGAGCACTAGACAAAGAGCTAGCCAGCTTAATCAACCCTTCCGGTATAGCCAGTGCCAGTTTAAGGCTAAAAGAAGCCTGTACTGAACTTCATCGTTGCTTTAATAAACTGAAAGATATAGCCACCCTTCATAAAGAAGCCTTCGATCAAAGCGGTCATTGGCGTTTTGCCCTAGCTAAAACACCCAGCGCTATCACTAATATCGCAAGTAACTACCATAAAGAAGCCAATAAACTGACCGTCAGCCTACAAACCTTCGCAGGCCTAATTCAAGAAAGTGTGGCCGATAATCAGTTAAAATCATCCCAAGCTGAGGGATTACTTAGCCGCTTAAGTATATTACAACATTTAACCGAATCTTGGGTTGATACCCTTTATAGCTACGCCAATGAAAATAATCAAAAGAACTATGCTTTTTGGTTTAGTCGTAAAGAAAAAGAAATAATGATTTGTAGTTCACCGATTGAGATTGGCGGGGTTTTACAACACTTATTGTGGCAAGATGCTTTTTCGGTGATTGCGGTATCAGCCACCTTAAGTGCACTTGGTAACTTTTGTTACTACTTAGCCCAAATCGGTTTAGCAAAATTACCGAGTGAGCAGCTGATAAAACTCCCCTCTCCTTTTAACTATCAACAAGTGACGCTTGACGTTCCCAACAATATCGCCGAACCCGATCAGCCAAACTTTGCTAGCGATATTGCCGAGTACATAATTAAGGCTCAGCAACATCAAGGTGGCATTTTGGTGCTTTGTAACTCTTACCGCTTGGTAGACCTAGTCGCACAACAATTAGAACAGCACAATTTAGAGAATCTGTGGATTCAAGGCCAATTAACCAACCAACAAGTCATTGCAAAACACCGCGCCAGCATAAAACAACAACAAACTAGTACAATTTTAGCCACCATTGGGTTTAGTGAAGGTATCGATCTGCCCGGAGACTTGTTAACTGACTTAATTATAGCTAGGCTCCCTTTTGCAGTGCCTACCGAACCGGTTATGGCTAGCCATGCGGAGTTACTCGAAAGCCGCAATCAAAATCCGTTTATGTTACTGACCTTGCCTAGCGCGAGTAGAAAACTGGTACAGAGCTGCGGAAGGTTAATGAGAAAAGAAAGTGATTCAGGTAGAATCGTGCTGCTTGATAGTCGGCTAAGTTCTCGCCGCTATGGCAGCCAATTACTGGCTGCATTACCTCCATATAAAAGAAGTGATAATTAA
- the priC gene encoding primosomal replication protein PriC, with protein sequence MASMVQLELKKLSIKLEQLRLQADQRDLQGERSAYAKMAVLDERFSCRSDLFSDYVRELERDLLHIYHLSQLSKDIELLQIYCDRFVGKFAMLQTQIDKVKRYQKRQFIPQQQRVASWQKKLEKIINSGDRPQLQDKLLQQKQFEQQLQQKIAEKNQVLIRSNPKTDTARLSAEILSLKSRLGECQKTTWKLEQKINQLESR encoded by the coding sequence ATGGCAAGCATGGTTCAGTTAGAACTAAAAAAATTAAGCATAAAACTTGAGCAATTAAGGCTACAAGCCGATCAACGCGACCTGCAAGGTGAAAGAAGCGCTTATGCAAAAATGGCAGTCTTAGACGAACGTTTCAGCTGCCGAAGTGACTTGTTTAGCGACTATGTTCGTGAGCTTGAACGCGACCTATTACATATTTATCATTTAAGCCAACTCAGTAAAGATATAGAACTACTGCAAATCTACTGTGATCGATTTGTTGGCAAATTTGCCATGTTGCAAACCCAAATAGACAAAGTAAAACGCTACCAGAAGCGCCAATTCATCCCCCAACAGCAGCGCGTAGCCAGTTGGCAGAAAAAACTTGAGAAAATAATTAATTCAGGCGACCGCCCGCAACTGCAAGACAAGCTATTACAGCAAAAGCAATTTGAGCAACAGTTACAACAAAAAATTGCGGAAAAAAACCAAGTACTTATTCGTAGTAATCCCAAGACAGATACTGCTAGACTAAGCGCCGAGATCCTCAGCTTAAAGAGTCGTTTAGGTGAGTGTCAGAAAACTACTTGGAAACTAGAACAGAAAATTAATCAATTAGAGTCCCGTTAA
- a CDS encoding outer membrane protein OmpK has product MKKIALLSAAALLASAPASAEYLYGFGNVSVNYLDWSKNTQDRTGFQEDFAYLELEGGAGFDWGELYGFFDLENVQDGSSELRTAYKGSVAYKIADSDFRLYAQHYATDSQSFSANNTVLGGQYRLQGDGWFFTPWIGAHMTITNPAWNDGFTGFNGGMLGWTAVYNFTAWDQKFWISNWHESEFARKSDYTDISGENDDVSANGALAFWWDATDHVTTGIQYRYAYNKLGTIGNQNAVIYSLRYNF; this is encoded by the coding sequence ATGAAAAAAATCGCACTACTTTCAGCTGCTGCATTATTAGCGAGTGCCCCAGCAAGCGCAGAATATTTATACGGGTTTGGTAACGTTAGCGTTAACTACCTTGACTGGTCAAAAAACACCCAAGACCGCACTGGTTTCCAAGAAGATTTTGCCTACCTAGAATTAGAAGGCGGTGCAGGTTTTGACTGGGGTGAATTATACGGTTTCTTCGACTTAGAAAACGTACAAGATGGTTCAAGCGAACTACGTACAGCATACAAAGGTAGCGTTGCATACAAAATTGCTGATTCAGACTTCCGTCTATATGCTCAGCATTATGCCACTGACTCACAAAGCTTTTCGGCAAACAATACCGTACTAGGTGGCCAATACCGCCTACAAGGTGATGGTTGGTTCTTCACGCCTTGGATTGGCGCACATATGACAATCACTAACCCAGCTTGGAACGATGGTTTCACTGGCTTTAACGGTGGTATGCTTGGTTGGACTGCAGTATATAACTTCACAGCTTGGGATCAAAAATTCTGGATCTCTAACTGGCACGAATCTGAATTCGCTCGTAAGTCTGACTACACAGATATCTCTGGTGAAAACGACGACGTATCAGCAAACGGCGCTCTAGCGTTTTGGTGGGATGCAACAGACCACGTAACAACGGGTATTCAATACCGCTATGCTTACAACAAGCTAGGCACTATCGGTAACCAAAATGCTGTAATTTACTCACTACGTTACAACTTCTAA
- a CDS encoding exonuclease SbcCD subunit D: MKFLHTSDWHLGRQLHNQSLLEDQQYVLEQIVELAQQHRVDALLVAGDIFDRSVPPSQAVKVLDDILHRFINELAIPVIMIAGNHDGAQRLAFAARHMRDLHIIGPLTDSIEPITLSTKAGDTVQFYGLPYAEPATVREVFNCEATSHQEAMQVLLEQVTGHDSQGHNKVVIAHCFLDGGDESESERPLSIGGADKITPSLFSDFAYVALGHLHGPQYKGEQHVRYSGSPLKYSFSEQHHAKSITLVELIGEDCQIELLPLKPLRDVRIIEGMLVDVLKAGEIDPNKDDYLMVKLLDKSAILDAMGKLRSVYPNVLHLERTGLMAENSQLVQNREHVKKGEYAMFNDFFSQVSGEDLSDAQQSLLKDTIETLHRGDQ, from the coding sequence ATGAAATTTCTCCACACTTCAGATTGGCACTTAGGCCGGCAATTGCATAACCAATCTTTACTCGAAGATCAGCAATATGTGCTGGAGCAAATTGTCGAACTTGCTCAGCAACATAGGGTAGATGCATTGCTCGTAGCCGGTGATATTTTTGACCGCTCTGTCCCCCCTAGCCAAGCAGTAAAAGTGCTGGATGATATTCTGCACCGCTTTATTAACGAGTTAGCGATACCGGTCATTATGATTGCCGGTAATCATGATGGAGCGCAACGCTTGGCTTTTGCCGCTAGGCATATGCGAGACTTACATATAATAGGGCCTTTAACAGACAGCATTGAACCGATAACGCTTAGCACCAAAGCCGGTGATACAGTGCAATTCTATGGCTTGCCTTACGCAGAGCCAGCCACCGTTAGGGAAGTATTTAACTGCGAAGCGACATCCCATCAAGAGGCGATGCAAGTATTACTAGAGCAAGTGACGGGACACGACAGCCAAGGCCATAACAAAGTCGTGATCGCCCATTGTTTTCTGGACGGTGGTGATGAATCTGAGTCAGAGCGGCCCTTAAGTATTGGCGGAGCTGACAAAATAACGCCTAGTTTATTTAGTGATTTTGCCTATGTGGCACTTGGCCATTTACATGGCCCACAGTATAAAGGCGAGCAGCATGTGCGCTATTCGGGGTCACCATTAAAGTATTCTTTTAGCGAACAACATCACGCTAAATCGATTACTTTGGTTGAACTCATTGGTGAAGATTGCCAGATAGAATTACTCCCGTTAAAACCTTTGCGCGATGTGCGAATTATTGAAGGTATGTTGGTTGATGTGCTTAAAGCTGGCGAGATAGATCCTAATAAAGACGACTACTTAATGGTCAAGCTCCTTGATAAGTCAGCCATATTAGATGCCATGGGCAAGCTTAGATCCGTTTACCCCAATGTTTTACATTTAGAACGTACTGGTTTAATGGCAGAAAACAGCCAGCTTGTGCAAAATCGCGAACATGTAAAAAAGGGTGAATACGCCATGTTTAATGACTTTTTCTCTCAAGTATCGGGTGAAGACCTCAGTGATGCTCAACAAAGCCTGCTTAAAGACACCATCGAAACCTTGCACCGTGGAGACCAATAA
- a CDS encoding DUF2496 domain-containing protein gives MSLASAPKHVQLAVDLIQLLEENHIDPQTAIDALAIVSNDCQQKLQANNDNDHDVTARNSGV, from the coding sequence ATGTCACTCGCCTCTGCCCCTAAGCATGTTCAGTTAGCCGTTGACCTCATTCAGTTGCTCGAAGAAAACCATATTGACCCTCAAACAGCGATTGATGCTTTAGCAATTGTATCCAACGATTGCCAACAAAAACTGCAAGCCAATAACGATAACGACCACGATGTGACTGCACGTAATAGCGGCGTTTAG